TCCCGGTCCCGGTGAACCAGGGCAGGGCTGGCGGCGCCAAAGCAGCTGCCGGCCCTCAGCTTGGCTGGCCAGACACCAGGATTACCAGTCTTCCCGTGCCGCCCTGGGGCCGCCGTCTGAGCTTGCGCGGCGTCCACGTGGGCCCCAGGCCTGCCCTGCTCTGACCCTCATGTCTGCCACCTGgcaccctgcctccccacccactGGCAAGGTGCCCAAGCAAAGCAAACCCTGCGAGTGCCCAGCAGGATGGGCAGAGGGTGGCCCGCAACAGAGCTTCCCCCCGAATCTCACAGGTGCAGCGACCGCACGTCTGTGCGAAGCGTACCCCTGGAACCAGGTGCCCTCCCCTGTTCCCCAGACGGCCATGGTGGTACTTCCCGCCAGATGGGGGTCGGGTGCGGCCCCGAGAAGCACCTGCCGGTGCAGAGCACCCCGGATGCTACTGCCTGGTGCGCTGCTCCCCCGAGGATGGGTGCAGCAGCTCCTGGGGGGACTGCCCGGGTgtcgggctccaagctgggcaTTTCACGAACTCCGGTTTCCTGGAGCTACCCAAAACTGAGCCAGGGAAGCACCACAGCCAATTTTTTCTAGCTCTGGAGAAGTCGCGAGTCCCAGGTGACAGCCAGTAGGTCTGATCCTAAGAGCTCGGGTGGCTCCTGCACTCTCCACCTGTTCCCCGGGGAAGGCCAGGTGCCTGTTCGGGGCAAGTGTAGGCTCCTCTGTTCCACCCGCCCTGGGGGGGCAGCAGGTCCCTGTCTAGGAGGTGCCCAAACCACTGGAAGCCGCGGCATTAATTCACTCTAAAGCTTTTCCCCCACCTAGTCTCCGCCAGCCAGCGGCAGCGGGGAGCCaccggggaggggaaggagaggggagagaggggccggggaggggcactactctttcctgcccccccccccaacccccgagGCCTGGGAAAAGGCAGCATATTGAGGCGCGGGGCTTCTAGCATCAGGCCCCGGGATGCTAATGAGGGCGAGCGCGTTCCCACAGCCCGGACATTGTGCAGGCGGCCCACCTGCTCCTCGGGGAGCACCCATTGTGCCCGCGCCAATTCACAGGCAATTTAGCGTGCGCTAATGGGCCGGCGCCTTTGTGCGGCCCGCGAGGCCATTGGCCGCCGAGTGTGGGAACGGCCGCGGCGCCCGGGCCCCAGGCGCCTGCCCGCCGCCGCGCCTATATAGGGCCCGCCGGCCGGCCGCCCGCCACTCCCCGCTCGCCAGCCGCCTCTCTGCGCCAGGCATGGCCCCCAGCACCGTGGCCGTGGAGCTGCTCAGCCCCAAAGAGAAAAACCGAGTAAGtgcgccgcccgcccgccccgcgcccccgcgccccccgcgGCCCCCGCGCCCTGGCCGCCGGCTGACGCCCGTGTCCCCCCGCAGCTCCGCAAGCCAGTGGTGGAGAAGATGCGCCGCGACCGCATCAACAGCAGCATCGAGCAGCTTAAGCTGCTGCTGGAGCAGGAGTTCGCGCGGCACCAGCCCAACTCCAAGCTGGAGAAGGCCGACATCCTGGAGATGGCCGTCAGCTACCTAAAGCACAGCAAAGGTGAGCCGCTGGCCGcgctccccgccgcccccgcgcCCACCCGGCCCCNNNNNNNNNNNNNNNNNNNNNNNNNNNNNNNNNNNNNNNNNNNNNNNNNNNNNNNNNNNNNNNNNNNNNNNNNNNNNNNNNNNNNNNNNNNNNNNNNNNNNNNNNNNNNNNNNNNNNNNNNNNNNNNNNNNNNNNNNNNNNNNNNNNNNNNNNNNNNNNNNNNNNNNNNNNNNNNNNNNNNNNNNNNNNNNNNNNNNNNNNNNNNNNNNNNNNNNNNNNNNNNNNNNNNNNNNNNNNNNNNNNNNNNNNNNNNNNNNNNNNNNNNNNNNNNNNNNNNNNNNNNNNNNNNNNNNNNNNNNNNNNNNNNNNNNNNNNNNNNNNNNNNNNNNNNNNNNNNNNNNNNNNNNNNNNNNNNNNNNNNNNNNNNNNNNNNNNNNNNNNNNNNNNNNNNNNNNNNNNNCCCCGCCGCCCCCGCGCCCACCCGGCCCCAGCCCTGCGCGCCCTGCGCCCCCTGCGCCCCCGCGCTCCCCGCGCCCACGCGCCCACACGGCCCCAGCCCCGCGCCCCCGGGGCGCACGCGCCCCCCGCGGCCCCGCGCCCGCCCCAATCACCGCGGCGCCTCTCCCTGCAGCtttcgccgccgccgccgccggccccAAAAGCCTGCACCAGGACTACAGCGAGGGCTACTCCTGGTGCCTGCAGGAGGCCGTGCAGTTCCTGACGCTGCATGCGGCCAGCGACACGCAGATGAAGCTGCTCCACCATTTCCAGCGTCCCCCAGCCGCGCCCGCCGTGCCCGCTAAGGAACCCAAGGCGACCAGCAGCCCGCCCACGCCCGTGCTCACTCCCGCCAAGGCCACTGCGGTGACCGCGCGCCAGCCCACCTGCGGCCTCTGGCGGCCCTGGTGACCCGGCGGGACGTGCGGGTGGCCGCCCCGAGGACCAGAGGCCAGCCTGCACCTCTGGCCATTCGTCTGTCCCTCCTGGGGCTTGGACAGGCCCCCTCCTCCGGAAGGCTCGCTCTCCAGGCTGGCGGGCCAGCAGGAGGGTCCTTCTGGAGAGAAGGCGGTCACAGAGGCCTGGTCACTCAGGACAGTCGGGGCCGCCTTCGCGCAAGTGTCTGACTCCACGGGGTTGTTCTGTGTTTGCATTTCAGCAAGTGACTTCTGGGAAGTCCCCGCTGCCCGGGGTTCTATGATATTTGTAGGCGTCAGGGGCTCGGTCAGCCGGTGCCTCCACGTGTAGAGGACTTTCTTCAGGGCCTGCTGCTGCCGGGCCAGGGGGCCCGGCGGGCGGGCCGTGCCGTGGGCACATTTGCCTTTTGTGAAGGCGGAACTCAAGGTGTATCCTCATAGGAAAGAGTGTCAGCCTGGATGGGCACCGAAGGACCATGCAGAGCTGTGGCCGAAAGGCCCCTGCGTGCACGTGGTTGTCTAGTTGGGGCTCATAGTGGGCTTTGTGGGGAGGGTGGGCGTCTCCACCATGATCCTCAAAGGATCCCTGTGTGTGGGCGAGT
Above is a window of Panthera uncia isolate 11264 chromosome C1 unlocalized genomic scaffold, Puncia_PCG_1.0 HiC_scaffold_4, whole genome shotgun sequence DNA encoding:
- the HES5 gene encoding transcription factor HES-5, translating into MAPSTVAVELLSPKEKNRLRKPVVEKMRRDRINSSIEQLKLLLEQEFARHQPNSKLEKADILEMAVSYLKHSKAFAAAAAGPKSLHQDYSEGYSWCLQEAVQFLTLHAASDTQMKLLHHFQRPPAAPAVPAKEPKATSSPPTPVLTPAKATAVTARQPTCGLWRPW